From a region of the Corallococcus coralloides DSM 2259 genome:
- a CDS encoding glutathione S-transferase family protein, protein MKLYFAPRTRAVRPRWLLEELGVPYELVRLDLARQENTTPEYLAVHPLGDLPALVDGDVTLLESLAICLHLADRFPEKHLAPPVGSRERGPYYGWMAFAELSLDPVVMEFYRDAQSPGAREVPEEEAAKLRTRLTAALDLIQRGLGGREVLVGESFTAADVVMASILHLANTLMLLGGHPELVAYVRRHSQRPAVRRAVAG, encoded by the coding sequence ATGAAGCTCTATTTCGCCCCCCGGACCCGAGCGGTCCGTCCCCGCTGGCTGTTGGAGGAACTCGGCGTGCCCTATGAGCTGGTCAGGCTCGACCTTGCCCGGCAGGAGAACACCACCCCTGAGTACCTGGCGGTGCATCCGCTGGGAGACCTCCCCGCCCTGGTGGATGGGGATGTCACGCTGCTCGAGTCCCTGGCCATCTGTCTGCACCTGGCCGACCGGTTCCCGGAGAAGCACCTGGCGCCGCCAGTGGGGAGCAGGGAGCGCGGTCCGTATTACGGCTGGATGGCCTTCGCCGAGTTGAGCCTCGACCCGGTGGTGATGGAGTTCTACCGGGACGCGCAGTCGCCGGGGGCGCGCGAAGTCCCGGAGGAGGAGGCCGCGAAGCTCAGGACCCGGCTCACGGCTGCTCTCGACCTCATCCAAAGGGGGCTCGGCGGCCGTGAAGTCCTCGTGGGGGAGTCCTTCACCGCCGCCGACGTGGTGATGGCTTCCATCCTCCACCTGGCGAACACGCTGATGCTGCTTGGCGGGCATCCGGAGCTGGTGGCGTACGTCAGGCGCCACTCTCAACGCCCCGCGGTGCGCAGGGCGGTCGCTGGGTGA
- a CDS encoding ArsR/SmtB family transcription factor codes for MESSFAIIAEPNRRAILSLLAASEHSVGEIEHQLRMPQTSVSKHLRVLRDAGFVESRVDAQRRVYRIRPEPLMEVDEWLAPFRRFWTVHLDALERHLDRMDSEPEPEPKKGKKR; via the coding sequence ATGGAATCATCGTTCGCGATCATCGCGGAGCCGAACCGCCGGGCCATCCTGAGCCTGCTGGCGGCGTCGGAGCACTCCGTCGGCGAAATCGAGCACCAGCTGCGGATGCCGCAGACGTCGGTGTCCAAGCACCTGCGCGTGCTGCGCGACGCCGGCTTCGTGGAGTCGCGCGTCGACGCTCAACGGCGCGTCTATCGCATCCGCCCCGAGCCGCTCATGGAGGTCGATGAATGGCTCGCGCCATTCCGGCGCTTCTGGACGGTTCATCTGGACGCGCTCGAACGCCATCTCGACCGGATGGACTCCGAACCCGAACCCGAACCCAAGAAGGGAAAGAAACGATGA
- a CDS encoding SRPBCC family protein, whose product MSHRAKYTPGPAAGARVQKEGEKWTLVLVRDLRHPPAKVWQALTDPAHLAEWAPFDADRNMASVGPVKLSTVGAPTPQVAETTVKRAEAPKLLEYSWGPQDLRWELELTGAGGTRLTLWHNIDRGFIAWGASGWHICFDVLDHLLSGDPLGRIVGPDAMQYDWQRLNSEYAEQFGVQSPTWKASNSKQ is encoded by the coding sequence ATGAGCCACCGTGCGAAGTACACGCCCGGCCCCGCGGCCGGAGCCAGGGTCCAGAAGGAAGGCGAGAAGTGGACGCTCGTCCTCGTCCGGGATCTGCGTCATCCCCCGGCGAAGGTGTGGCAGGCGCTGACCGACCCCGCGCACCTGGCCGAGTGGGCGCCGTTCGACGCGGACCGGAACATGGCCAGCGTGGGGCCGGTGAAGCTCTCCACGGTCGGGGCGCCGACGCCGCAGGTCGCCGAGACCACCGTGAAGCGGGCCGAAGCGCCGAAGCTGCTCGAGTACAGCTGGGGGCCGCAGGACCTGCGCTGGGAGCTGGAGCTGACGGGCGCTGGCGGCACCCGGCTCACGCTCTGGCACAACATCGACCGCGGCTTCATCGCGTGGGGCGCCTCGGGCTGGCACATCTGCTTCGACGTCCTCGACCATCTCCTCTCGGGCGACCCGCTGGGCCGCATCGTGGGGCCCGATGCGATGCAGTACGACTGGCAGCGCTTGAACTCCGAGTACGCGGAACAGTTCGGGGTCCAGAGTCCCACCTGGAAGGCCAGCAACTCGAAGCAGTGA
- a CDS encoding DoxX family protein, which produces MESTLPKPALVAARTSPKAVTITFWIATALFCLEMGFTAYAQLNLQDAADGFTRLGFPGYFRVELAWAKVLGLLVLVAPVPGRLKEWAYAGFAINLVSALIAHFAVGDGPEAWAFAAFTSVLWVVSYVSWRNLQGGRA; this is translated from the coding sequence ATGGAATCGACCCTGCCGAAGCCGGCGCTCGTCGCCGCCAGGACGTCCCCCAAAGCCGTGACCATCACCTTCTGGATCGCCACCGCGCTCTTCTGCCTGGAGATGGGCTTCACCGCCTACGCGCAGTTGAACCTGCAGGATGCGGCGGATGGGTTCACCCGCCTGGGCTTCCCCGGCTACTTCCGCGTGGAGCTGGCGTGGGCCAAGGTCCTCGGATTGCTGGTGCTGGTCGCACCGGTGCCGGGGCGGCTCAAGGAGTGGGCCTACGCCGGCTTCGCCATCAATCTCGTCTCGGCGCTCATTGCCCACTTCGCGGTGGGAGACGGCCCGGAGGCGTGGGCCTTCGCGGCGTTCACCAGCGTGCTCTGGGTGGTCTCCTACGTCTCCTGGCGCAACCTGCAGGGAGGACGGGCATGA
- a CDS encoding DUF1801 domain-containing protein, with product MKKAVAKESASALIDQRIQDLGDWRGKTLAKVRALIHAADPEVVEEWKWMGTPVWSHDGIICTGESYKAAVKLTFLKGAALPDPAGLFNSSLEGNARRAIDIHEGDKINETAFKTLIRAAVVLNLENKSNKPKASRAKRKPAPK from the coding sequence ATGAAGAAGGCCGTCGCGAAGGAGTCCGCGTCCGCGTTGATCGACCAGCGGATCCAGGACCTGGGGGACTGGCGTGGAAAGACGCTCGCGAAGGTGCGTGCGCTCATCCACGCGGCGGACCCCGAGGTCGTCGAGGAGTGGAAGTGGATGGGGACCCCTGTCTGGTCCCACGACGGCATCATCTGCACGGGGGAGTCGTACAAGGCCGCCGTGAAGCTGACGTTCCTGAAGGGCGCCGCGTTGCCGGACCCCGCCGGGCTCTTCAACTCCAGCCTCGAAGGGAACGCCCGGCGCGCCATCGACATCCACGAAGGCGACAAGATCAACGAGACGGCCTTCAAAACGCTCATCCGTGCCGCGGTGGTGCTCAACCTGGAGAACAAGAGCAACAAGCCCAAGGCTTCGCGCGCGAAGCGCAAGCCAGCTCCGAAGTAA